AAcaagtaaaataaacatactggaACAAAGCTCAGTGACATGCCAAAGCAAAGTGCACCATTCACATCTAAAACTTTCTAAGTATTTCCCAAATCCAAACAGGATCTTTTTCTCACACCTGAGTGATTTCATTCGTCATTTCTGAGATGCCACTATGTGTTTTCCTACTGATGAGCATCCTTATACCaatataatgaatgaaaaaagCTAAATGTGCTTATGAGTTGTGCTTAAAGTGACACTGTGCTCCACTTTTAATGTTCTGTATGTAAGAGGGATACGAGCTTTCACATTTACAGGCATCCAGAACGTTCTAATCTAACATTCATTTCATCATATTTCTACCTCGCATCGTCTCAGCAGGAAATGTGATAGATACTGTACCTCTAGCCACTTGATTACTTGTTAATGCATATTGTATAAGCATGCCCGAGGTTCTATGAAACCCTGTTGATTACTGAATATTGACATCAAACGATAATTAATGAAGCATGAGCCAAAGCCTCAGGAGATGGCAGACGTTTTGGATAAAGTTGCTTTTGTGGTTTATACTGTAAACAGATATTTCTATTAGTGAGGGGTGACTTTCTGAAGTAGTTTATGTTAACATATTAATCTGTACTGGTTATGACGGTTTTAAAAAAGCATCTCGTCTATTCTACTTTCTGTCCTCTTCTTCATTTCAAAAGATCGTTTTGGTATATTCATTCTTTTTCTCTGAAGCAAGCTTCTGGGCTCTACAAAGCAACATACTCTTAGTGCACCTCGCATTGCCATCTAGACAATATTTTCCTGACTTTAataatattaagtatttttaatgttgttaatCCCCACAAAAGCTTGGCGAGTTGCAAATTGTCATTATCAATGTCCAATATgtcctttttttgtttaaatttttcgGCTACCGTTTGCTTTATTTTCTCTTCACTGGTTTCCTCTCCCTTGACTATAATCAAGCTGTCCAGCGCAGCAGGCGCTCCTCTACCGACAGGCCTCCTCTTTCAGCTCTTTGTTCTTCCTCACCTCTTCTGCGTGTTTATCCTAAATAGACACACAAAAGAAAACTTGCTCAATGTGTGTTCATGCATGTATTATTGTGCCTGAGGGAAGCTAAATACAGTGGTATAAACAAAGTAAAGGAACAATCCACCCCTTTCTAATgcaatattcatattgattctaTAATTAGACTTGGGAAGGGCTCAGATGCACAAAGGCAAGGATGCTACTGAATGTGTAATTGTCACCAAAATTTGggacatattattataattattattttcaatttataaatatttgtaaatatataaataaatatattcaaatatatgttaaatatagcATTTTATATTATGTTCTATATATTAGAAATACTTACTTTTTTtgagaaattattacttttattcagcaaggacacattaaattgatcaaaatagatagaaaagacatttaaaaatcagATACATGATATATTTTTGAACTAGAAAAGATTGAAGGAATGGCCActgaaaattcacaggaataaattaaattttaaaatattctaaaaaagaaaacagttattttaaatggtaataatattttaaaatattactatttttacaatttactattaatttttatttttatgctttttcttttataaaaaaaaaacatccttggtgagaaaatattattattttttacaatgtgctttttattttatttttttacttttttttactattattttttatttaaaaaaaaaacataagatactttaaacttttttaattCCTATAAAACAAACTTTGGAATGGTAGTGATTTTACATGAAAAAGTACATgtatgaagattaaaaaaaaatagttttcatatTTGTAATGAAATTTCTAAAAGTAAAAACGCTCTTAGTAAAGTTTAACGTTTTAGCTATGCATAATCGAATGTAATTATTTTCACCAGAAATAATCTTCAAAGTCCAGTTCTACATTTATTCTTGttaaatatcctgtttcactctgAATTATGTCTCATTACAGAGGAAAAAAGGATTGTAAACAACAATTCACATTTAATAAGTGCTGTAATAAGGTACTTGACATGTGTGTCAGTTAGTTTGTACCTTTTCCTGCAGTCTCTCCAGCATGGCAGCAAGCAAAGCCTCACGATTTTCTTTGATGGCCTCCATCTTCTGCTCCAACTTTTCTTTAGCATTCTTAATGAAGTTGTTGTTCTCCTCAAAAGCCTTCTGGATGACCTCTCTCTCATGCTCCCTCTTCTCAGCAAGATGCTTTAGCATCTCAGCCTCCTGAAACTGGGGAGAAGAATTAAAATTTCAGCTTTAAAATCAGACCGAAGAGAGGAATGGTTTGGGTATTTGCTTTGGGTGTAAATTCCAACCTTCCGCCTCTCCTCAGCTGCTTCCAGTTTCTTTTGGATCTCCTCCAGTGAGGGGTCCTTACGCTGGGGCATGGATGTGTTAAACTCAGGCACCCCGTCAAAAGAAGGGGGTTTCAGAATCACCTCAAACGCCTGGCCCGAGGCCCGCTTGTTCAGCTCGATGACCTCCATATCTTTGATCACACACCAGTTGAGATCCACTGCATCTTCAAGAATGATCACACACAGATTACTGCGAGCATAATGTCACCAAATCTGTATTATATTTAAGATCATTGTACTGTAGCAATAGAGATGTGTctataaagtataaataaagatgagcagtgttttattatttacctTCAGCCTTGTATGTGGGGTTTTCTGCAGGGTTTGGATTGATGCAGGAGCACAGAAGTGACACTAGAGGAAGCTCCTTCACCTTGTCTCGATATGCTGTGCGGTGAAACGTCAGGTAAGTACAAAATTCCTTGTAAACATGAATTCTGTCAAAGATCTTGATCATACTTGGTTTAAGTGCAGAAAATTAGAGTAATTAACTCATTTAGCACATAAAATACCTCAACTACCTGATATCAATGAATTAACCGGGTCAAGTAAACTGCTCCTACAGTATATCTACTTGTTTATAGATAAAAGTACCTGTGAACTGCTTAAATATAAACAGAACAGAATATCTTTTCGATCTGCTTTTTGGAACAAACCACGCATTTACGCATTTAACCAAGTAGAAAACTTCAAGGCAGCTCTAACAAAATCAACCAATGGCGTGATCGTGAGGGTGTGGCTATATGTTTGCTTCCCCAATGGGAGTTGGGGATTGTTTGGGAAGCTTTTTTCAAATCAATTATGTGTAtttcaaatatgtaatttttaCAATTTCTAATATCTAAGtataacaatataatttatatgacGTTAAAAATATGGTTAAATATAATGTGCATGATATTTGTTACTCTGgagaaaaatattcaaatatttaatttgacagtTGGGGCTTTTGGAGTTATGGAATCAGGGCTGACTTTTGTAGCTTACCTGCCAAGGTCATGTTTATGCGGGATTGTATGTAGTTTATAACCCTTCACTCTGTCCTGTTTAGAGacgagagaaagacagaaagagaggattaaaaaaaagggtatgttgtttttttaccacaaggattaaacaaaataattagcTAATAAAGTAATGTTTTATGTCAAAAGCTCCACTGTGCATGAGATGTCTGAAAGGAGCTTGTTGTGTTGTGGTGGGACACTTAGTGAGAAAGGAGCATGAATTCAGATGAGGAGCAGCAGGGAGTGTCACGCACAATCTCTGTATTGTTACTCTGCCTCAAAGCTGACGCTTATCAGTATACAAAACTATTTTagaaaacaataaacattacATAAATCCTAAAACCATGTGCAAAACTGACATGTAACTCTATGGAGAGACACCACTGAGAGTAGCATTGCCCTGCCCTGTtcataaatgcacatacactattgTCCAAAAACACACTTCCTGCATGTAGTTTTCTTGCAGCTTGTCAGTTACCATTTTTGTCAATCCATTGTCACATCACCGTTACAAAACAAATTGGTATGACacctttatatattattaaactgttGCCTCAGATAGCATATTCATAATGTCAGGCTAAACACAGGTAAAATCCACTCTCAGATGACTACATTaatataaaacacaataataaGTAACAAAATCAATCCAAATGCAACCCTAATCACTGCAGTCAATGTGTATTTGTGCGAAAGGTTATTTACTGTCTCTTGCCTTGGAATGACATAATCTAAAGCACTCTTGAGTTAAGTCATCTTTTTACACATCGGTGCATGAATATACACACAGATACAGATCCATTTGCAAATACATTCCCAATTTCATGCATATATAAATTGTTTTGAATACATTATAGATGGCATACAGAGCATGTTATATTAGACCTCTGGTGCAGCACATTTAGTCTTAATTTCAAAGGTAaccttttacattttagtaataaatGCAAGTCAAATCACAAAAACATCTGAGCACTGCAAGTCTCCTCTTACTTGATTTTGTAATGCCCATACTCACCTTTTCTCCTTGATGAGGTGTTGTCCCTgtctcccccctctctctctttctgtctctttctctctccctggtATCCTCTTTTCCACCTCCCTCTCTTTTGCTCTGTGCTCCTCGGATACAAGAGCTCAGAAGCATCAGCAGCAGCACCCCTCCTACCGCATGACATCATCTTCCAGTGCTGCTATTGGACGAGGTGGGTGGCAGAGCACGGTGGGCCATTTCTCCATCACTGTGAAGGACGGGGTGTTAACTCTTTGTGCCTTACTGCAGGTGTCCATGCAAAATAGAGGATGGGTGTTTTCCAACACATACTGTAGATGACAACAAGAAATGACAAAGATTAGAATTtactttacaataatataaaaaagaattgtacaattatatgaaaaaaatagtattaataatacaacaacagcaaaaataaaacattttttttttaattttcaaaaatatagtGTATccctttatattatattatcttaaaatgtatttagatcACTCATTCCCCTCTGTACTATATCTCCATACCCAATATATGATTTCACCCAGAAATCTGTCCACAGAGAGTGCAACAAGAGAAGAAGACAAATAATGAAGGGATGTCAGGAAGCTAGAAGGTCTAAATACATTTGTTAGGGAGTGATGGACTCAAGCAAGAGGTGTGTCTCTGTACCGTACTGCAATGTAATAGAAACTAAATTGTTCTGACAGGAACGGGAAAGATCTTCAGTCAGACAGTGCTCCTCATCTAATGACTGAAACACTGActggaaagagagagggagatcaTCACAATAAGACATGTGATGATGATATCATTTAGACTTCAGTTTAGCATGGTCTTAAGTTTTTCCTTACATATAGTATGGTCCAAAGGTATGATTTGATTTAACATGCGGTGGATCACTTGTAACAGTGTTTTGTAACAGAGGCAAAATAACAGCACTTTcactagtggtctcagactttcaGACCCGACTGAATAGCTTCTCGTCATGCCACGACACTTAGAATCTGGACCCCAGAGACTCACATGTGAATCTGCATATGTCCCCTGGTGCTCGTATTGATCTTAGGGGAAGGGCACAGTGGAAGCATAATGGATAAAACCCCTAATTAAATCCTATTGAGGTGTGACAGAAATCAGACTGTTACTGGAAGCACAGTCTTGCTCTCTCGGCACTGCACACATTCCCTGTAAATTGTTTGGGATCATAAACACCTGCTCTATTGTATTGAAATAGGCAATATTCTACCCACTTGCTTTTACACATTTCAGCCTATTAGAAACATGGAAACGCACACCTCTTTTGGTTTACTCCAACACAAAGCATGACGTAAGGTAAAGCTGTGAGCATGTACGTAATCTGAGATCATCCCATGCCTTCTGATGACTTCACCGATATATATTGATTTTACTTGACCAATATAATCATCTTTAAATCCAGTTGCACTGGCTTTCAgtaatgattacattttttactgtttgcaattttcatagtcatccaAACCACACTTCTCCGACTCGCTTCAAAACTCTACTCAGTTTTTGTCAGATCTTTTGTTGGCATGGTAATTTCTTCTGGTTAGggcgttttttgtttttcaacattTCGCTTTCTCTGCAGTGTTTGGGTTTCGATGTCTAATCAGAGAAATGACACTGGGGATGTAATGGGAATGGACAGCAgtggacacagagagagagagatagtaagGGAAGGAGAAAGACAGATAGGATAAGACTAAAGGGAAGGAAATGGATTTTTATTCCATTTGTAATTAAAACGGGGGATCTTTGTGCATACTAAACATGCCTTTCTTTTCATCTTTACTCAGGCATCACCTATATGCAAAGCTGCAGACTATGAAAGCAAAgagtatttgcaaaaaaaaaaaaaaaaatctcaaatcttCCAACGTTAATAAATCCCGGAACTCTAGATgtcattcaaaatgcatttttgcttCAAAAACGAGAGACGCAGGCAGTGAAATGGCAAGAAAAGAAAGGCctcgaaatacatttttattaaaagattAACAGTAAAGGTTGGTTCACAAGGACACAACAACTATAATGATACTGACACAGAGGAACCATAACAGCAAATcactttcaaaactttttttgtcgTCCCAGCTGATGATGCAAGATGCAAGTGCAACAGTCAAACATATTCATTTTGTGTGTGgctacatagaaaaacaatggaaaagtagTGCAGTGTAATGGAAAACTTATGTGTGAATATCCCCTATAATAAATGTGCATACTATTTGATGCAAACTATCCCCTCCATCCCATGTGTTGACCACTCATGGACCTGTTGACATGCCAGATGCTCTCTTGTCGCCATGGACACAGTTTTGCACCATTTACAACTGTCTGAAAATTATTGACAGCTTTGAATTATTGGCAGCTTTTTATAAGTCTGGAATCATGAAACCAACCAAGCTTTTCTAAGTTGATCAAACGGACTGAAAAGGTCATATACAGGTCTGGACTTTATTAAATCTGATCCATTCACTTGATGACTGGTTAACCTCAGACAAAATGAAATTCTTTGCTTTTTCTACTATCCCTGTTTCTGCATATATGAAGGTAATTTATGTTGCGACGAAGCAGAATTTCCATCAAATAGAAAAATGAAGTATCTCATCTGGTTCCTACACAGTCTGAATGTCAGTTTCTGAGACAtcatagatttatattttaacataaaaaggaATAAAGATTACCTTACATAAAATTTTCTTGTATTGTCTCACAATACTTTTTCCAGATGTTCATGACTTCCTCCTGTCTGTGACCTTAGCAGTTAAAAACATACGAAGGTGGTCTGGAAACGCCACACTACTCAACTAAAAAAGGTTAACAGGGGGATTAGGTTATTATGGGTCACTGCTTAAAGTCATAGTTTATGTGTGATTTGAATTGCATTCAAGAATGAAGTGTCCATGTCAGTATCTCCTCAGTTTCCTTCAGATCCCTCCATGATCTCACAGCAATGGCCTGATGCCTACGGTAAATCAAATTTCGTTTTTACAATTCCTTGTTTTTCAGAGGGCCTATTTTGCTAGTATGCACAGAACTGAAATTAATTAGCTAAAAGTAAATTAGCTACAGAGCTTCAGTCATGCATCTGAAATTCTGCCTCCCCCTAGTGGAGAAAGTCAATGTGCTTCAGCTTTGACTTACTACTGCGGAGCTATCCCAGTCATTCAGCTTAGTTTGGTAGGTTGAAAGTAAGTAAGTCATAAAATTCCACTTTCAGGTCATTATTCAGTgatttcttttcttccttttttgatCTTCTTTTATTTGCAATCACCTTTACAATGACAGAACAAAAGTAAAGCACTCTAACAAAGAGCAATGGAGTTCCAGAGAAAAGGGGGAGCATTGATGTATACAACCAGAGTCACTCCACCCGCAGACTTCCACAGGATCGAAGCCGAAATGTCATAGGGCCACCGCAGTGGGTGATTGTGGACAAAGTACCACCCTGTGACACACGGCCCTTTCTGCGTCTCAAGAGACTCTTATCAGCAGGGTTGCAGATCTCTGTCTTACCATTGCTTTTACCCACAACAACTCCATATAGACTGAAGCACCTGTCCTTTTTTCCTTCTCCTCTTTTgtataaataaagcatattattACAGCTATTAGCCCTCAATGTCAAATACTATCATATATATGATCCTCTTGGATGAAACATATTTTACTGATTTAGAAAatgattagaaattattttagaaaaagtatattttatgctcaccaaggctgcacttctttaataaaataatacagtaataatattgctaaatatattattttaatttaaaataattgatttctattaatatattttaaaatgtaattttttcctgaattttcagcagattaCTCCAGTTGTCAgtatcacacaatccttcagaaatcatgctaatttCTTATTATCTTCAGTGCTGAAAATGGTAGTGAATTTAAATAGTGGTCCAATTCTTTTCGTTTTTCACCTTGAGGAGGAGCAGAAGCAGATCATATTGTTAGTTGACACAAGGGATCTCGTTGGGTTTCAGGTAGCTCAGCTGCCCCTTTAGACTTGTGACACTGCCCTCTTGATCAGGGTTAATAGAAACCAGATCTTTTACTTCATTCCAAGGCCTCTGTGTGGAATCTGACCATTTCAGCCTGAGGTCTAaagtgtgtgcgtatgtgtgttttgtgtaatAAGACTCCCAAGTACTAAATCAAATAAGATGTAACCCTCTTCCATTGTTCAGGTTCCCGGCCAAGCGATGACAGGAAGGGAAGACCAAAAACATACAAACTCTGTGTCTTTTCTGTCCAAAAGGACATTTCTCAAAACCGGTCATCCTCACTGAAGAATTTTCTACAGGAGTAGGAGagcttttaacaaaaaacatcaaGGACAATTGTACTAGAGGAATTAACTGTCTAGTTAGATGTGTGTTAGATTGTGTACATCTTATAATTGCAAATTGAACTAAAACTgtcaaaatgttattattttgtttattaccATGCCAATAAAGTACTTTAAATGCAAATTGTGTTAAATCAtgcaaacatttgaataaaatacaactaaaatTGTTATGTtagtttcttttttagtttgtaaTAAAATCGTATCATGCTACTTGTTCGCAGGATGTTGGACATAAAAAAACCCCTTAAAAGTTAcatcatttaattatatattacattatgtaattttactgtgcattattttattatgtataattGTATATTGTATACAGAGTTTATATAGCTTTTTTAATTCGCTGTTATTTTTATCATATCATAATGTGTTATAAATTTAATTGACTTGGGTATTCACTGCTAATATGTCTAGAATTTAATTGGAATAAATAAGGAAAAGCTAAAAGCCTAACAACTATCCCTCTCCACTGCTTGCATCACGAAAGAGCATCAAGAATCTCTCTACTTGCTAAGTATCTGATAATTGAAGCTGTGTATAAATAATTGATTAAGCAAGGCAGCTGCTGAGTTCACTTTAAACTAGGCTATATAAAAATGCTGAGTTCACTGTAAACTAAGAAGACTGGCACAGGGTCCTTTATCGCAAACAGCCTCATGGCAGCAGTGATATCCTGCTattattttctttgatgaatGTCAGGCCGACAATACAAACTCATTCTGGCAGAGTGAGGCAGGAATCCCAAATTCTGTTCAATCTGTAAACCCTTTGTGCTGTATTTAGGGAAAGGAAAGTCCttaattttaaagggttagttcaccgaaaaattaatattaagtcattaataactcaccctcatgtcgttccaaacccgtaagacctccgtttgtcttcggaacacagtttaagatttagtcagagagctctcagtccctccattgaagctgtgtgtacgatatactgtccatgtccagaaaggtaagaaaaacatcatcaaagtagtccatgtgacatcagagggtcagtaaaaaatttttgaagcatcaaaaatatattttggtccaaaaatagcaaaaactacaactttacgggccgttcacatatcgcatcttTTGCCGGTCATAATTTCCAATAGGCGtgtggtatgcgcgctcataatggaagtgatGCGGTTGCGACGCGctcattttttccaggcgcgtctgcaccgcatcgagttaaaaacatctcaacttttcagagagccgcaagcgcaccgcactggtcatgtgacaagaactaaccattcagcttcatcctttcccgtaacattgaaagctcagccagtatgaaggaacagctgaccatagctattagggatgtcaaatttcgattatttccatgatcgatcgtcgtttaaattaacgatcaattaatcgattaatcgttaaccataccctactgcaaaatgcgtctattgtaggcacgcagtcagcggtatgacaggatgtgcaaaagccacacacacacacaaaacgctttctcactgaattaaagaggttttagtctgaataaaatgctagtagcaggattataaaatgaatagatgcgattatgatcatttgataaaatgaagagagcgcgccatacttttgaggtcattttactttattgacagtttccaatcccgcacggagaacgctgaacgcgcatctttaaatggttttgtggtgctcgttgttgtattttaaagcacaattgcaatgttttcaactgacattattgtataaaattatccgaaatgtggagcgcgtgtgactgcgctgcacattaagtgaactacatcggcgctgctgcaccaaaacacagttgctcacattaatttgatcctgctggattctgtcctagaaaatgtcagatttttaaaaatccggcatacagcgcattagatcgtgacagtgcatgcgtgcacacgaggatgagcgagcgcggctttggctagatttatttggaggttattgctcatgtctcattcggcacaaatcgaaatgtttccatattcgcaatgtatttgaatgttaaactattatttataatgtaaactaggcttgtacttaacacgcattcgcatatagacggaaaagatgatcctcttcatatgagcaaaaacgtccttggcataacagcagagtggaccggtatactacggtctatttaaactgaccagtgtaaccttttaatgtttagttgactattttattttgataatgaacagactgcgatgtaagtttgaatcgctagaatatacgtgtgcagcaggctccggggcgatcgaaacagctgagacattaaaaatatatatatattttccgcaaaagtgtttactttcatttgtgcacactcacaataaaaacagaagatttgtgctcttgtaaaataaagcaaacaaacagaatgcgttgtcatcctttttttttttttttttttttttgtgaacttatggagcgcccacacttctgttttaaatccgttaatcttaattagcctatttaagtcggatatatttcgcatagcctatttaaaaaaaaaaaaaaaaaaaacatgaaaacaaattgttatttttatgttgggcctattacttagtaggctataaattttccttaaagcatcccattttgtcccagggcttagaacctgtgccctagtcaggtccatgcagaaacttgtgaacgatgctcggcgtcaccgtttagtgacagcagtgaatgctccaggaatgtgtcggtcacagcgcctattaatcgctgttttgaatccagcaattatttatttagaaatgataagatctgattatgacaagtgtggtataaaagctttgtttattagaggaataataggttaactggaaaatgttagatcgcgactatgcttttggaccccatagtcttcatttacgcggctttgttctggtttgccggttggtcatgaatttccacaaattcagtatatttaggcattgtttcttttcctaaatcttcatcgtctaaccctctaattccccaggtttattttattatctttcgcttttaataactgttttcgcatctcttactgtggtaaacatgggaagggaaattaaagatttcatgaattaagaattcgttcgatttattaatttgttcccttatttcacttaaatcatgggttatttagggaacaaaattaatgaaacatggacaattgccacattaataattcgtaggaatgaattaacaagttgtaggaatgaatagactacctgtcctgtcactgtgtcccgcagccctgcaaagcgcacgatataaaacagttgtctgatgaaatgattagtaactacatttctattgcatttaatgttgaagaacttttatgttgtttctattttaatgtactttatagtttaaatcacattaaaagcttaatttgtacattgtgaatgaatgatgatgcttttatatatcgtcaccgtcactcaaagccgctcgcacgtgttgagtgcgcatgagccgcacgcagcccaacattgaatcggttaaccgaccatcgatagccttaatcgattgcatctcttatcgacaattaatcgatcatcgattaatcgttgacatccctaatagctatatatggattgccatttagaaatacatttagtagcagagctactgcaagcgattttcaGTGCTAAAAaaccatttatcctttgctgaaatttccgcgtcttcatggagcgAGAAGGTCATGGTTGCTTGGCAACAGCAGACATCTCAGGAGTGCAACTGCCCGAGTGCTTTGGAGAAGGAGAAGGGTtcggaacaacatgagtgtgagttattaatgacataattttcatttttcggtgaacaaaccctttaagaTGCAACTGTGCTATCTTCAATTTTCGAGGACAGATAAGACAGAAACTCTCTAACTGAGATGGAAGTAAATTGGTCACCTCATTACTGCATCTGTATTCTGTTCAGGGTATTGAAGGTTCTCATAGACTAGATCCGGGAGCAAAGCAAGCTGTTTAGATAGATTATAGGGAGAGAAAGGAAATTCATGGAGTACAGGAACCATGCAGCCAGTATCTACAACGATTTGACCTATCAGTGACATACAGATGTTGCATGCAATAGTCTGCCAGCTCTCCAAAATGGATAAACCACAGTATATGatgaatttgaaaatatttcaggTCTACATTTGCATCACAGCCCTgaccattttaattaaataattgaccataaaatcggcatattagattgatttttgaaggatcgtgtgacactaaagactggagtaatggctgctgacaatcagttattttaaattataatgatatttcataatatcatactttttactctattttttaatgaaatacagAAGTGCATATGAGTCTTCGTTTGGATTTACAGTAGATGGAGAACCAAAACCATAACACAGGCCAAAATGTATGGGTTCAATGAGACCTTAGTGGAGCATTTGGATTAGATCAGGAAGCATAGGTGTTATTTTGACCATAAAACACACTGCACATTCCTGATGCACATTTTCATAAAGGGTTAAAAAATGTGAGAACCACTACACAGTAcacatgaattattattattataataattttttataggtGTTATATTTCCTATCCTCCTTGCTCATCCTGAGAATCTGCAGCTACTGAAAACAACATGGAACATAACTCAAAGACTATGAGTTTCATAAAGGACTTTAAACAGACTGTATGGAATGTATGGTTGAGGATTAAGGGGAACCTGGAAGGGAAAAACAGATGGAAGGAGGCAGagagagga
The sequence above is a segment of the Carassius gibelio isolate Cgi1373 ecotype wild population from Czech Republic chromosome A20, carGib1.2-hapl.c, whole genome shotgun sequence genome. Coding sequences within it:
- the LOC127938762 gene encoding stathmin-4, giving the protein MTLAAYRDKVKELPLVSLLCSCINPNPAENPTYKAEDAVDLNWCVIKDMEVIELNKRASGQAFEVILKPPSFDGVPEFNTSMPQRKDPSLEEIQKKLEAAEERRKFQEAEMLKHLAEKREHEREVIQKAFEENNNFIKNAKEKLEQKMEAIKENREALLAAMLERLQEKDKHAEEVRKNKELKEEACR